In Winkia neuii, a genomic segment contains:
- the hrpB gene encoding ATP-dependent helicase HrpB yields the protein MVRSIEEINQAAGGLPAYAVLAPLAVALAKDGAAVVSAPPGTGKTTLIPPALAATVPGRVIVTQPRRLAARAGAHRLASLLGEKVGHQVGLTVRGESKLSAHTKVEFVTTGVFIRRAIADPELAGVGAVVLDEVHERHTDTDLAVGICHDIAQLREDFQVVAMSATLDADRFSATLGGVEEVAIDAESYPLQIDYQPGKMQRLTDRGTNPDFLAYAGRAAASALEKDEGQVALLFLPGLRDLEIAAQAARAACPDMDVRLLHGRLSGAEQDSILALPQKGKRLVCTTNVAESSITVPGVRLVVDAGLERVATFDVSRQMTGLVTNYSSKASSTQRAGRAGRLGPGRVIRLFSKVEWARMRSHSLPEVETSDLAQLLLLLAAWGAPRARGMALPSPLPEAASDRAENTLRTLGAVDERGTITAFGRQLARIPADPRLGRALLEGGKRFGPARAGALLATLSSDERDAGADLPALHRRLKRQCPPRWKADAKRFAQMAPTEQSPTSASLEAEMVALAYPGRIARRRGNSDEYLLAQGNGAALPKGSPLQGQTWLAVADLTKASPTNIIRLAAELTEADALRLGEPLKNTSVTVHFEDGKVRAEETVTLGHIELSARPVPARGEAVAEAVRAEFARQGARLFTWSKKGENLRRRLLLLHRTLGAPWPDTSMEGLGKNELFAAPLLAQLEKGASVPQLSPTSALQGILPWPEAAKLDELVPERLQVPSGSTVALEYLEDGAPPRLSVKLQACFGWEQNPTVVDGRVPVQLSLLSPAGRPLALTQDLESFWKNAYPGVRAEMRGRYPKHPWPEDPTTAQATMKTKKALAHKKY from the coding sequence ATGGTGCGTTCCATAGAGGAAATAAATCAGGCTGCGGGCGGGCTGCCCGCCTACGCTGTGCTAGCCCCGCTGGCTGTCGCGCTCGCTAAAGATGGGGCGGCTGTAGTTTCAGCACCGCCCGGAACCGGAAAGACCACTCTGATTCCGCCCGCCCTTGCGGCAACGGTGCCAGGACGCGTCATAGTCACCCAACCTAGGCGGCTGGCTGCCCGCGCCGGCGCCCACCGCCTGGCCAGTCTGCTGGGCGAAAAAGTTGGCCACCAAGTAGGACTCACTGTGCGGGGCGAATCCAAACTAAGTGCGCACACCAAAGTCGAATTTGTAACCACCGGGGTATTCATCCGCAGGGCCATTGCCGATCCCGAACTAGCGGGAGTTGGCGCCGTAGTACTAGATGAGGTACACGAACGCCACACCGACACTGACCTGGCAGTGGGGATCTGCCACGACATTGCTCAACTGCGCGAGGACTTCCAGGTGGTTGCCATGTCCGCAACCCTAGATGCGGACAGATTCTCCGCCACTCTGGGTGGGGTAGAAGAAGTTGCCATCGACGCCGAATCCTACCCGCTCCAGATCGACTACCAGCCAGGCAAGATGCAACGGCTAACTGACCGGGGCACAAACCCGGATTTTCTTGCCTACGCGGGCAGGGCAGCCGCCTCCGCCCTCGAAAAGGATGAGGGGCAAGTAGCGTTGCTATTCCTCCCCGGACTACGCGACCTGGAAATTGCTGCCCAAGCCGCGCGCGCCGCCTGCCCGGACATGGACGTCAGATTGCTACACGGACGCCTGAGCGGAGCCGAGCAAGACAGCATCCTCGCCCTGCCTCAGAAGGGCAAACGCCTAGTCTGTACCACCAATGTGGCAGAATCATCCATCACAGTGCCAGGGGTGCGCCTAGTAGTAGACGCGGGCCTGGAACGAGTGGCCACCTTTGACGTCTCCCGCCAAATGACCGGCCTGGTCACTAACTATTCTTCAAAAGCCTCCTCGACCCAGCGGGCAGGTCGCGCCGGCCGCCTCGGTCCCGGCCGCGTCATCAGACTGTTCTCCAAAGTCGAATGGGCTCGCATGCGCTCCCATTCCTTGCCAGAGGTCGAAACCTCTGACCTAGCCCAATTGCTCCTGCTGCTGGCGGCGTGGGGGGCTCCGCGCGCTCGCGGGATGGCGCTTCCCTCGCCACTGCCCGAAGCTGCTAGTGACCGAGCAGAGAATACACTGCGAACTCTGGGAGCGGTAGACGAGCGCGGGACGATCACTGCCTTCGGTCGCCAGCTGGCTCGCATCCCCGCTGATCCGCGCCTTGGGCGTGCCCTTTTGGAAGGGGGCAAAAGGTTTGGTCCTGCCCGCGCCGGGGCGCTGTTGGCCACTCTCAGCTCTGACGAACGCGATGCGGGAGCTGATCTGCCCGCGCTGCACAGGCGGCTCAAGCGGCAGTGCCCACCGCGGTGGAAGGCGGATGCGAAGCGTTTCGCGCAGATGGCCCCCACCGAGCAAAGTCCCACTAGCGCAAGCTTAGAAGCCGAAATGGTAGCGTTGGCCTACCCTGGCAGGATCGCTCGCCGTCGCGGTAATTCCGACGAATATTTGCTGGCCCAAGGCAACGGCGCCGCCCTCCCGAAAGGCTCGCCGCTGCAAGGACAAACCTGGCTGGCGGTAGCCGACCTGACCAAGGCTAGCCCTACAAACATCATCCGCCTGGCGGCCGAATTAACTGAGGCGGACGCGTTGCGTCTGGGAGAGCCGCTGAAAAATACCTCCGTGACCGTGCACTTTGAGGACGGCAAGGTACGTGCCGAAGAGACGGTGACGTTGGGGCACATCGAACTCTCGGCAAGGCCGGTGCCTGCTCGGGGCGAGGCCGTAGCCGAGGCCGTTCGCGCAGAATTCGCCCGCCAGGGAGCCCGCCTTTTCACCTGGTCGAAGAAAGGCGAGAACCTGCGCCGCCGCCTGCTATTGCTGCACCGCACTTTGGGTGCTCCCTGGCCCGACACCTCAATGGAGGGGTTAGGGAAGAACGAACTATTCGCCGCCCCTTTGCTTGCCCAGCTAGAAAAAGGGGCGAGCGTACCGCAACTGTCGCCAACCTCGGCCTTGCAGGGTATTTTGCCGTGGCCGGAAGCAGCCAAACTAGACGAGCTCGTCCCCGAACGCCTGCAAGTGCCTTCGGGAAGCACCGTCGCCCTCGAATATTTAGAGGACGGCGCCCCACCCCGACTTTCAGTGAAGCTGCAAGCATGTTTTGGGTGGGAGCAAAATCCCACCGTTGTAGATGGGCGTGTGCCCGTACAGCTGTCCTTACTGTCTCCAGCTGGGCGGCCGCTGGCACTAACCCAGGATTTGGAATCATTCTGGAAGAATGCCTATCCGGGGGTGCGTGCCGAAATGCGGGGCCGCTACCCGAAACACCCCTGGCCGGAGGATCCCACTACGGCGCAGGCAACGATGAAAACCAAGAAGGCGCTTGCTCATAAAAAATATTAA
- the dcd gene encoding dCTP deaminase — MLLSDRDIRRALDSGRVNLDPLAPELIQPSSIDVRLDRWFRLFDNHKYSVIDPASEQEDLTHLVKVEGDEPFVLHPGEFVLGATWEKVTLGPDIAARLEGKSSLGRLGLLTHSTAGFIDPGFSGHVTLELSNTATMPILLYPGMKVGQLCFFELTSPAQNPYGSGELGSHYQGQRGPTASRSYLRFTRGNPE; from the coding sequence GTGTTGCTAAGTGATCGTGATATTCGGCGCGCCTTGGATTCGGGAAGGGTGAACCTGGACCCGCTCGCCCCCGAGCTAATCCAGCCTTCCTCTATCGACGTGCGCCTAGACAGGTGGTTTCGGCTTTTCGATAACCACAAGTATTCGGTGATCGACCCTGCTAGCGAGCAGGAAGATCTCACTCACCTTGTCAAGGTCGAGGGCGACGAGCCCTTCGTCTTGCACCCGGGCGAGTTCGTGCTGGGCGCCACTTGGGAAAAGGTTACGTTGGGGCCGGACATTGCTGCCCGCCTGGAGGGCAAGTCCTCGCTGGGGCGGCTGGGGTTGCTGACGCACTCGACCGCAGGTTTCATTGATCCGGGCTTTTCCGGGCACGTCACCTTGGAACTGTCGAACACCGCCACCATGCCGATTTTGCTGTACCCCGGAATGAAGGTCGGCCAGCTGTGCTTCTTTGAGCTGACTTCGCCGGCACAGAATCCGTACGGTTCGGGTGAACTGGGATCGCACTATCAGGGCCAGCGCGGCCCGACCGCCTCCCGCTCTTACTTGCGTTTCACGCGAGGCAATCCGGAATGA